One stretch of Thermanaerosceptrum fracticalcis DNA includes these proteins:
- a CDS encoding GntR family transcriptional regulator, whose amino-acid sequence MAKDFELSSTNDASLRTKVFKYVKSQIINGVYSPGENLVESKLAEELKVSRTPIREAIRLLEVEGLVETTPNKGAIVLGISSKDVEDIYAIRQLVEGLAARWAAEKISPAEIKELQKLTDLMEFYSQKGDQEEVASLDTKFHEIIYEASGSKILNLTLSNLHQFVQLSRVESLKVPHRIENTLAEHRAVLNAFLEKNPDKAEKALTEHVKQAYLNIMSHRAKK is encoded by the coding sequence AATATGTAAAATCACAAATCATCAACGGTGTTTACAGCCCGGGGGAAAACTTGGTGGAGTCAAAACTAGCGGAAGAATTAAAGGTAAGCCGTACCCCTATTCGTGAAGCCATCCGGCTTTTAGAGGTAGAAGGACTGGTGGAGACTACCCCTAATAAAGGTGCCATCGTTTTGGGGATCTCCTCTAAAGACGTTGAAGATATCTACGCTATCCGTCAACTCGTGGAAGGGCTGGCCGCACGCTGGGCCGCAGAAAAAATTAGCCCGGCCGAAATCAAAGAACTGCAAAAACTGACTGACCTTATGGAGTTTTATTCCCAAAAAGGGGATCAGGAAGAGGTAGCCAGTCTTGATACAAAGTTTCATGAAATCATCTACGAAGCCTCCGGCAGTAAAATATTAAACCTGACCTTAAGTAACCTCCACCAGTTCGTACAATTATCCCGGGTAGAATCACTGAAAGTTCCCCACCGTATCGAAAATACCCTGGCAGAACACAGGGCAGTATTAAATGCTTTTCTGGAAAAAAATCCTGATAAAGCGGAAAAGGCTTTAACTGAACACGTGAAACAGGCCTATTTAAATATCATGAGTCATCGAGCTAAAAAATAA